In one window of Cellulophaga sp. HaHa_2_95 DNA:
- a CDS encoding YihY/virulence factor BrkB family protein: MAENNERKFKLKDLPSLIVDTYKAWDKANPWRLSAVVAYYAVLSLPALLIIIINIVGSIWGTDIVQGRLTSEISTALGSNAAESIETIIAGTQNKEENLISTIVGIGTLLFGATGVFYQLKLSLNEIWQIKPNPDANFWKLVTDRARSFAFILVIGFLLLVSFIVTAGISALNEYIRRVLPDILVYIAYFLDFTVSVSIITVLFALMFRYMPDAKIRWKTVWIGALITAILFVIGKSLLGFYFGEANPGSTYGAAGTIVLILLWVSYSCLILFFGAEFTYIYAKRYGHKITPSYFALDNNDTNSEQQSKS, from the coding sequence ATGGCAGAAAATAACGAGAGAAAATTTAAACTTAAAGATTTACCGTCTTTAATCGTAGACACTTACAAGGCTTGGGATAAAGCAAACCCATGGCGCCTAAGTGCTGTTGTTGCCTATTATGCTGTATTGTCACTCCCAGCTTTGCTTATTATTATTATAAATATAGTAGGTTCTATTTGGGGCACCGATATTGTTCAAGGCCGACTAACCTCTGAAATTTCTACGGCTTTGGGTAGTAATGCTGCAGAATCTATCGAAACCATCATTGCAGGAACACAAAATAAAGAGGAAAATTTAATTTCTACCATCGTCGGTATTGGAACCCTTCTCTTTGGAGCTACTGGAGTATTTTATCAATTAAAATTATCCTTGAATGAAATTTGGCAGATTAAACCAAATCCTGACGCCAATTTTTGGAAATTGGTAACCGATAGGGCTAGAAGTTTTGCTTTCATCCTCGTTATAGGATTTTTATTACTGGTAAGTTTTATTGTTACCGCAGGTATCTCTGCTCTAAACGAATACATCCGAAGGGTCTTACCAGATATTCTTGTATACATTGCGTACTTCTTAGATTTTACGGTATCGGTTAGCATCATTACCGTCTTATTTGCTCTTATGTTTCGATATATGCCAGATGCTAAGATCAGATGGAAAACTGTCTGGATCGGCGCACTCATTACAGCCATCTTATTCGTCATCGGTAAATCGCTTTTAGGATTTTATTTTGGCGAAGCCAATCCTGGATCTACCTATGGCGCAGCAGGCACAATAGTCTTAATTCTTTTATGGGTTTCTTACTCCTGTCTCATCTTATTTTTCGGGGCAGAGTTTACTTATATCTACGCTAAAAGATACGGCCATAAGATTACGCCAAGCTACTTCGCATTAGACAACAACGACACAAATTCTGAACAACAATCTAAATCTTAA
- a CDS encoding AI-2E family transporter — protein MNAINPKVIRQLFIILLILLMSSLIFTEMLPYLSGVLGAITFYVLLRKPMGKLVKRGWNPDLAVSVLLIASVIGILIPVGGITMMLASKIENTVAHSEEAIKASKEQLGTWEDKIGYDITSKIDASAFSSWLSENLQSFAGGTFNILIALGLMYFMLYYMLTNRRQLRESLYEYIPIGNDNLKVIGKDVQTMVRSNALGIPLVALAQGIVALIGFLIFNIEQPFFWSIIVFIGSMIPFVGTFIGTLPVFILTLSSGNDFQAWGILIYGIVIIGSTDNLLRLFILKKIDNVHPLITLLGVIVGVPLFGFIGLIFGPLLISLFLIVLRIYKEEYGQEVHNKEQL, from the coding sequence ATGAACGCTATAAACCCCAAAGTAATTAGGCAGTTATTTATTATCCTGCTCATCTTATTAATGTCATCCTTAATCTTTACAGAAATGCTCCCATACTTATCCGGTGTTCTGGGAGCCATTACTTTTTATGTATTGCTGCGCAAACCTATGGGCAAATTGGTAAAACGCGGTTGGAATCCAGATTTAGCAGTGAGTGTATTATTGATTGCCTCAGTGATAGGTATTCTCATTCCCGTAGGAGGAATTACTATGATGTTAGCTAGCAAAATAGAAAATACGGTAGCCCATTCTGAAGAAGCTATTAAAGCAAGTAAAGAACAATTGGGAACTTGGGAAGATAAAATAGGATACGATATAACCTCTAAGATTGATGCTTCCGCTTTTTCTAGTTGGTTGTCAGAAAACCTACAATCATTTGCCGGTGGCACTTTTAATATTCTTATTGCCTTAGGTCTAATGTACTTCATGCTCTACTATATGCTTACCAATCGCAGACAACTTAGAGAATCTCTTTACGAATACATTCCTATTGGAAATGATAATTTGAAGGTCATTGGTAAAGATGTACAAACTATGGTACGCTCAAATGCATTAGGCATCCCATTGGTTGCCTTGGCGCAAGGAATTGTAGCACTAATTGGCTTTCTAATTTTTAACATAGAACAACCTTTCTTTTGGTCTATAATTGTATTTATTGGCTCTATGATTCCTTTTGTAGGAACTTTTATAGGAACATTACCCGTGTTTATTCTCACCCTATCTTCTGGAAATGATTTTCAAGCTTGGGGAATCTTAATTTATGGGATTGTAATCATAGGGTCTACCGATAACCTACTGCGCTTATTTATATTAAAGAAGATAGATAATGTACACCCTTTAATCACCTTACTAGGAGTCATAGTAGGAGTTCCTCTTTTTGGATTTATAGGTTTAATTTTTGGCCCACTATTAATTAGCCTCTTCCTAATTGTGCTACGTATTTATAAGGAAGAGTACGGACAAGAAGTGCACAATAAGGAACAACTATAG
- a CDS encoding nitroreductase family protein has product MTSPEQIQLENIADSDYEIFALLKQRYSPRTFKDVRVKKQHLNQLFEAARWSPSSNNIQPWRFIYAERNSDAYKNILSCLSDFNKEWATNAPLLMLTAYYKKTKDDKNNFHALHDLGLAVGSMTTQAQYMGIAMHQMAGVNHEKAEKLFDVPEDYHITSAIALGYYGGEIDKLSPELQEAELKERQRIDQSQFAFMDRWKNIRHDEN; this is encoded by the coding sequence ATGACATCACCGGAACAAATACAACTAGAAAATATTGCGGACAGTGATTATGAAATATTTGCACTATTGAAGCAACGTTATAGCCCTAGAACATTTAAAGATGTAAGAGTTAAAAAACAACATCTAAATCAGCTATTTGAAGCGGCAAGATGGTCTCCTAGCAGTAATAACATACAACCTTGGAGGTTTATCTATGCAGAACGAAACTCTGATGCGTATAAAAATATACTATCTTGTTTAAGCGATTTTAACAAAGAGTGGGCAACCAACGCTCCACTACTGATGCTAACGGCATACTATAAAAAGACTAAAGATGATAAAAATAATTTCCACGCCTTACATGATTTAGGTCTAGCCGTTGGTAGTATGACCACCCAGGCACAATATATGGGAATAGCCATGCATCAAATGGCTGGTGTAAATCATGAGAAAGCAGAAAAATTATTTGATGTACCAGAAGACTATCATATTACTTCGGCAATAGCTCTTGGGTACTACGGAGGGGAAATAGATAAATTATCTCCTGAACTACAAGAGGCAGAATTAAAAGAACGACAACGAATTGATCAAAGTCAATTCGCGTTTATGGATCGTTGGAAAAACATAAGACATGATGAAAATTAA
- a CDS encoding YtxH domain-containing protein: MNNNSNTLLGILAGTAIGATLGILFAPDRGANTRQKIADQAASTRDTLAETALDLRDRAAHSVASKRESLDTQIEHIVSDVSHKTEDVITTLESKLSELKAKNKKLQKS, from the coding sequence ATGAACAATAACAGTAATACATTATTAGGAATATTAGCAGGTACCGCAATAGGAGCAACCTTAGGAATTTTATTTGCACCAGATAGAGGCGCAAATACAAGACAAAAAATAGCGGATCAAGCAGCGTCTACCAGAGATACACTGGCAGAGACGGCTTTAGATTTAAGAGATAGAGCAGCGCACTCTGTTGCCTCAAAAAGAGAATCTTTAGATACACAAATAGAGCATATTGTTTCTGATGTAAGTCATAAAACAGAAGATGTAATTACTACATTAGAAAGCAAGTTATCAGAGTTAAAAGCAAAGAATAAGAAATTACAGAAATCATAA
- a CDS encoding DUF6327 family protein — protein MRNKNYTSFEEIELDLKLLSLERKIAIEELKGLKHKVQEDLSPLNWVQTGFKMASKFSTLLLVKKLFK, from the coding sequence ATGAGAAACAAAAATTATACTTCATTTGAAGAAATTGAACTAGACTTGAAACTTTTGAGCTTAGAACGAAAAATTGCTATTGAGGAGTTAAAAGGTCTAAAGCACAAAGTTCAGGAAGATTTATCACCATTAAATTGGGTGCAAACTGGATTTAAAATGGCTAGTAAGTTTAGTACTTTACTGCTGGTGAAAAAGTTATTTAAATAA
- a CDS encoding DUF2254 domain-containing protein, with translation MIKSISKKLRAWYYKVLYSIAFYPVLLSVLFLIVAAITNRVESLDFILKIKEKVPYLFISDYDTSRAILNTLVAGILSLTVFSFSMVMVVLNQASSNFSPRVLPSLISNKKHQLILGFYIGTLLYCIFSLITLGAKGVDSNAIGFSTMLAAVFSVVCIVLFVDFIHNISTSIQINTIVDRIYTSSSKSLQKAYDEQHQKTTLSVLETDDFKPLMVKETGYYLSFDVSLLSDSYKNEGLQINVLPYLNQHLWEGDVIATVSKNLSDEQINDLLFGFSLSTNRHSGDEGVGGMIKLMEIAIKAMSPGINDPGTAIEAITKLGKLLYQAVAFANATSENIADTKWIVVSHNIAIEELMRIVVQPIRFYAKEDCTVLYQLIKALKYCLTNPNISEDNKESIVSELMLIKTTVAKHIDSAADKEVLFKLF, from the coding sequence ATGATAAAATCTATTTCTAAGAAACTAAGAGCTTGGTATTATAAAGTACTGTATAGTATTGCATTTTATCCAGTTTTATTAAGTGTGTTATTTTTAATTGTGGCGGCAATAACTAACCGTGTAGAGAGCTTAGATTTTATTTTGAAGATTAAAGAGAAGGTGCCGTATCTTTTTATATCAGATTATGATACTTCTAGAGCAATTTTAAATACATTGGTTGCCGGGATTTTGTCTTTAACCGTGTTTAGTTTTTCCATGGTGATGGTGGTACTCAACCAAGCTTCTTCTAATTTTTCTCCTAGGGTTTTACCTAGTTTAATATCAAACAAAAAGCACCAATTAATTCTAGGCTTTTATATTGGTACATTACTGTATTGTATTTTCTCTTTAATCACATTGGGCGCAAAAGGGGTAGACTCTAACGCTATAGGTTTTTCTACGATGCTAGCAGCTGTATTTAGTGTGGTTTGTATTGTGCTTTTTGTTGATTTTATTCACAATATATCTACCTCCATTCAAATAAATACTATTGTAGATCGTATTTACACTTCTAGTTCAAAATCTTTACAAAAGGCGTATGATGAACAGCACCAAAAAACAACATTAAGTGTTTTAGAGACCGATGATTTTAAACCTTTAATGGTTAAAGAAACAGGTTACTACTTAAGTTTTGATGTTTCGTTATTATCAGATTCTTATAAGAATGAAGGGTTACAGATAAATGTGTTACCTTATTTAAATCAACATTTATGGGAAGGAGATGTCATAGCCACCGTATCTAAAAATCTGTCTGATGAGCAGATAAATGATTTACTATTCGGTTTTAGCTTATCTACTAACAGGCATTCTGGAGACGAAGGTGTTGGGGGTATGATAAAATTGATGGAAATAGCCATAAAAGCAATGTCTCCAGGGATTAATGATCCCGGTACTGCCATAGAAGCTATAACAAAGTTAGGAAAACTTCTATATCAGGCCGTAGCATTTGCTAATGCAACCTCTGAAAATATAGCAGATACCAAATGGATTGTGGTATCGCATAATATAGCCATTGAAGAATTGATGCGCATTGTAGTACAGCCAATTCGCTTCTATGCAAAAGAAGATTGTACGGTCTTGTATCAATTGATAAAAGCTTTGAAATATTGTTTGACAAATCCAAATATCTCTGAAGACAATAAAGAAAGTATCGTATCAGAACTTATGCTTATCAAAACTACAGTAGCTAAGCATATAGATAGCGCAGCGGATAAAGAAGTGTTATTTAAGTTGTTTTGA
- a CDS encoding mechanosensitive ion channel family protein — MKIELADAWNKMASRLESWLNNIIINLPNIIIAIIVFTIVIFLSKYISRLTLKLLSKSSLQKSMKNVIAKLISVLVILAGMFLVLGILDLSKTLNTILAGAGVAGLAVGLALQGALSNTFSGIVLSYIKQIKFGDWIESNDFEGEVVDIDLRAVTIRQPDNNLVYLPNKLVLENPIKNFSSTAQSRVILTCGVGYSSDLEFVRDLVKETISSNFDPVKNKDDVIFLYSEFGDSSINFETRFWIDSTSALEVAKAKTEAMIFIKKAFDKNNINIPFPIRTLDFPKNFKFTEEQKEV, encoded by the coding sequence ATGAAAATTGAATTAGCAGATGCCTGGAATAAGATGGCTAGTAGATTAGAATCATGGTTAAATAATATCATTATTAATTTACCCAATATTATAATTGCCATAATAGTATTCACCATTGTTATTTTTCTTTCAAAATACATCAGTAGATTAACCTTAAAACTTCTTAGCAAAAGCAGTCTTCAAAAATCAATGAAGAATGTAATTGCAAAATTGATTTCCGTTCTAGTAATTCTTGCGGGTATGTTCTTGGTCTTAGGAATCTTAGATCTAAGTAAAACACTTAATACCATCCTCGCAGGAGCCGGAGTTGCAGGTTTGGCAGTTGGTTTAGCCTTGCAAGGAGCCTTATCAAATACATTTTCTGGAATTGTGCTATCTTATATTAAGCAGATAAAATTTGGTGATTGGATAGAGAGTAATGATTTTGAGGGTGAAGTGGTAGATATTGATTTACGTGCCGTAACCATACGCCAGCCCGACAATAACTTGGTGTATTTGCCTAATAAATTAGTATTAGAAAATCCAATTAAAAACTTTTCATCAACCGCACAATCTAGAGTAATCTTAACTTGTGGCGTTGGATACTCATCAGATTTAGAATTTGTAAGAGACTTGGTAAAAGAAACCATTAGCTCCAATTTTGATCCTGTAAAAAATAAGGATGATGTTATCTTTTTATATTCTGAATTTGGAGACAGTTCTATAAATTTTGAAACCAGATTTTGGATAGATTCTACATCAGCTTTAGAGGTAGCAAAAGCAAAGACAGAAGCCATGATTTTTATTAAAAAAGCATTCGATAAAAACAATATCAACATTCCGTTCCCTATTAGAACTTTAGATTTTCCGAAAAATTTTAAGTTCACCGAGGAACAAAAAGAAGTCTAA
- a CDS encoding PA2169 family four-helix-bundle protein, which produces MSTYTDKVGNKLNALLEKTYDAEKGYKKAAENTDNSVLKTFFTRKSEQRYDFGHNLKTEINSFGQNIDKGGSIAAAAHRTWMDVKAFVSSNSAESMLEEAIRGEKAAIDEYKDVLSETNLPSSTITLLTQQMNQIELDLAKEKVMENIS; this is translated from the coding sequence ATGAGTACATATACAGATAAAGTAGGAAATAAATTAAATGCATTATTAGAGAAAACCTATGATGCAGAAAAAGGATATAAGAAAGCTGCTGAAAATACAGATAATTCGGTCCTAAAAACGTTTTTCACCAGAAAGAGCGAGCAACGTTATGATTTTGGTCACAATTTGAAAACAGAAATCAATAGTTTTGGACAGAACATCGATAAAGGTGGAAGTATAGCAGCGGCAGCACACAGAACTTGGATGGATGTAAAAGCATTCGTATCTTCTAACAGCGCAGAGTCTATGCTGGAAGAAGCTATTAGAGGTGAAAAGGCTGCAATTGATGAATACAAAGATGTATTATCAGAGACCAATTTACCGTCTAGCACCATTACACTGTTAACACAGCAAATGAATCAAATTGAATTAGATCTAGCAAAAGAAAAAGTGATGGAAAACATCAGCTAA
- a CDS encoding DUF1328 domain-containing protein, with translation MLRWTITFIILAIIAAVFGFGGIAAGAASIAKILFFIFLVLFVISLLTGRKKV, from the coding sequence ATGTTACGTTGGACAATCACATTTATAATATTAGCAATAATAGCCGCAGTATTCGGCTTCGGAGGAATAGCAGCAGGTGCAGCAAGCATCGCTAAAATTCTATTCTTTATATTCTTAGTACTTTTTGTAATCTCTTTATTAACTGGGAGAAAAAAAGTCTAA
- a CDS encoding AraC family transcriptional regulator: MTINVKFDYNTLCRKVLCEQLDAMGLTYTLLGIGEIDIKQTPSSAQMLVLSEKLSAYGIEIISNQQTALVQRIKDAVTLVVNGDEEAQKYNVSTYLSDKLDYSYAYLSNLFSEITHTSIENFVILKKIDVAKTLIIENNLTLTEIAYKLNYSSVAHLSTQFKKTTGLTPSSFQKIIKKRKEKAEDRD; encoded by the coding sequence ATGACAATAAATGTAAAGTTTGATTATAATACCTTGTGTAGAAAAGTGCTTTGTGAGCAGCTAGATGCTATGGGTTTAACCTATACTTTACTAGGTATCGGAGAAATAGATATTAAGCAGACGCCTAGTAGTGCTCAAATGCTGGTACTATCAGAAAAACTTTCAGCATACGGTATAGAAATCATCAGCAATCAGCAGACAGCCCTAGTGCAGCGTATAAAAGATGCTGTTACTCTTGTTGTTAATGGTGATGAAGAGGCTCAAAAATACAATGTATCCACATATTTGTCTGACAAGCTAGACTATTCCTATGCTTATCTTTCAAATTTATTTTCTGAAATAACACATACTTCCATAGAGAATTTTGTGATATTAAAAAAGATTGATGTAGCTAAAACATTGATCATTGAGAACAATCTAACCCTTACTGAAATTGCGTATAAGTTAAATTACAGTAGTGTTGCACATTTATCGACACAGTTTAAAAAAACAACCGGACTTACTCCTTCTTCTTTTCAAAAAATCATTAAAAAAAGAAAAGAAAAGGCAGAAGATAGAGACTAA
- a CDS encoding response regulator gives MAFQTLNIALADDDEDDRLLFKDAIEEIKIKTKLSLFTNGKELMDYLVLPNIILPEVIFLDLNMPIKNGMQCLKEIRENPKLSDLSVAIYSTSSSERDIEDTFINGANVYINKPNSFGELKTVIEKVLQLNWQYQTSALNRENFLLRI, from the coding sequence ATGGCATTCCAAACACTGAACATTGCATTAGCAGATGACGACGAAGATGATAGACTTTTGTTTAAAGATGCTATCGAAGAAATAAAAATAAAAACAAAATTATCTTTATTTACCAATGGTAAAGAACTTATGGATTACCTAGTATTACCTAATATAATACTACCAGAAGTTATTTTTTTGGATTTAAATATGCCTATTAAAAATGGGATGCAATGCTTAAAAGAGATAAGAGAAAATCCCAAACTCAGTGACTTATCGGTTGCTATATACTCCACTTCCTCTTCGGAAAGAGATATAGAAGATACCTTTATTAATGGTGCTAATGTTTATATCAATAAGCCAAATAGTTTTGGAGAATTAAAAACTGTAATTGAAAAAGTATTGCAACTTAATTGGCAGTACCAAACCTCTGCCTTAAATAGAGAGAATTTTTTATTAAGAATTTAA
- a CDS encoding ATP-binding protein, with the protein MAKKLILSPKLYVVLLIIAAALLTFIGSISYKQISEFKQAANSVTHTLEVETEINNLFAIYSQMESAQLTNLLRKDTLVTSISFQKYIDESEGTFNRLYELVLDNPIQQTHLTRVGELQNNLVTALKAIAVSPKVRLKYSANERNKLDEVSHIMAELNQRKNFMLAKEEKLLKERKKEFNSYAFLSPFMILVLGAFAMFVFVLSFIKINNERKIRSRAEAFLSNVMAKTENIVNFYEPILNEDGEVIDFKLVYANERNKIDFGLDPEVIVGQPISKIFPFTVLNGEYDVLAQSFLDKKEGNLSRQVFLNGKKIWLETLIRPLNDGLLIIAKNTTHEKESVAKLNTLNLELQEQYEEIKETDEFLQNVIKSTNNVISYFEPVKDEKGDIVDFSILYTNEEIKNATGHTPDELVQQKISEAYPFLMENGVFELFCEAVSTGKPVEFERDYVFNGVHMWFDTYAIKTGDGVCVTSMNISKQKQDEQKILEVNEQLKIQNAILRDAKTLAKIGSYRWDVLNDDEDNSEISDNLYSLLGSEPDEFLPTHENYKKFIHPEDLAGYKKNLKEAIDKKKSVDFSYRIIHKSRKVKHFRTTGHIQENALIGVIQDISTQVKDALKLKDKNQELKRSNEELESFNRVASHDLQEPIRKIQMFISRIEDSDYDNLSEKGKEFFAKITSSSERMRMLIKYLLSYSRINKTKSEFTSVSLVEIIDKVQEDLEARIKESGVEIIVDNLPTLNAVPFQMEQLFNNIISNAIKYGGKEDPRIIIDCKKLKRNEIPDNFVKKHKSYYRISIIDNGIGFEQEHADKIFELFQRLHQKTEYSGTGIGLAICKKIVQNHGGHILAESTLGKGSTFCIFLPA; encoded by the coding sequence GTGGCTAAAAAGCTAATATTATCCCCAAAACTCTATGTAGTATTACTAATTATTGCAGCAGCTTTACTCACCTTTATTGGTAGTATAAGCTACAAACAAATATCAGAGTTTAAACAAGCTGCCAATTCTGTAACACACACCCTTGAAGTAGAGACAGAAATAAATAATCTTTTTGCTATTTATTCGCAAATGGAATCTGCACAATTGACCAATTTGTTGCGGAAAGACACTTTAGTTACCTCCATTTCTTTTCAAAAGTATATTGATGAGTCTGAGGGAACCTTTAATAGGTTGTACGAGTTGGTCCTCGACAACCCCATACAGCAGACTCATTTAACACGCGTTGGAGAATTACAAAATAACCTGGTAACCGCGTTAAAAGCAATTGCGGTCTCGCCTAAAGTCAGGTTAAAATATTCTGCAAATGAACGCAACAAATTAGACGAGGTTTCTCATATCATGGCAGAACTTAATCAACGTAAAAACTTTATGTTGGCTAAAGAGGAAAAGTTATTGAAAGAACGCAAAAAAGAATTTAATTCGTATGCTTTCTTATCGCCTTTTATGATTTTGGTTCTTGGAGCATTTGCCATGTTTGTATTTGTACTATCCTTTATAAAAATAAATAACGAGCGTAAAATCAGGTCCAGGGCAGAAGCATTTCTTTCTAATGTTATGGCCAAAACCGAAAATATTGTAAATTTTTACGAACCTATCTTAAACGAAGATGGGGAGGTAATTGATTTTAAATTAGTCTACGCCAATGAACGTAATAAAATTGATTTTGGTCTAGATCCTGAAGTTATTGTTGGCCAACCGATTTCAAAAATATTTCCATTTACAGTTCTAAATGGGGAATACGATGTATTAGCGCAATCTTTTTTAGATAAAAAAGAAGGTAATCTAAGTAGACAAGTATTTTTAAATGGCAAAAAAATATGGTTAGAGACATTGATAAGACCCTTGAATGACGGACTCTTAATTATTGCCAAGAACACGACTCATGAGAAAGAGTCTGTTGCAAAACTCAATACCCTAAATTTAGAATTACAAGAGCAGTATGAGGAAATCAAAGAAACTGATGAATTTTTACAAAATGTAATTAAAAGTACCAATAATGTTATCAGTTACTTTGAACCTGTGAAGGATGAGAAAGGAGACATTGTAGATTTCTCTATATTATACACCAATGAGGAAATCAAAAATGCAACAGGCCATACTCCTGATGAATTAGTGCAACAAAAAATCTCCGAAGCTTATCCATTTCTAATGGAGAACGGCGTTTTTGAACTATTCTGCGAGGCCGTTAGCACAGGAAAACCTGTAGAGTTTGAAAGAGATTATGTCTTTAACGGTGTTCACATGTGGTTTGACACCTATGCTATTAAAACTGGAGATGGGGTTTGCGTTACTTCTATGAACATCTCAAAACAAAAGCAAGACGAACAGAAAATTTTAGAGGTTAATGAACAGCTTAAAATACAAAATGCTATTCTGAGAGATGCCAAAACATTAGCAAAAATTGGTAGTTATCGCTGGGATGTTCTAAATGACGATGAAGACAATTCTGAAATATCAGATAACTTGTATAGTCTTTTAGGCTCCGAGCCTGATGAATTTTTACCAACGCACGAAAATTATAAGAAATTTATACATCCAGAAGATCTTGCGGGGTACAAGAAAAACTTAAAGGAAGCTATTGACAAAAAGAAGTCGGTTGATTTCTCTTATCGTATCATCCATAAATCTAGAAAAGTAAAACACTTTAGAACTACGGGCCATATTCAGGAGAATGCCTTAATAGGTGTAATACAGGACATCTCTACTCAAGTAAAAGATGCACTTAAATTAAAAGATAAAAATCAGGAACTCAAGAGATCTAATGAAGAATTAGAATCTTTTAACCGTGTTGCTAGCCATGATTTACAAGAGCCTATACGGAAAATACAAATGTTTATCTCTAGAATAGAAGATAGTGATTATGATAACTTATCCGAAAAAGGTAAAGAGTTTTTTGCTAAGATAACTTCATCTTCTGAGCGTATGAGGATGCTTATTAAATACCTATTATCCTATTCTCGTATCAATAAAACCAAAAGTGAGTTTACTTCTGTAAGTCTTGTAGAGATTATAGATAAAGTACAAGAAGATTTAGAAGCACGTATAAAAGAGTCGGGTGTAGAGATCATTGTAGATAATCTCCCTACCTTAAATGCTGTTCCTTTTCAGATGGAGCAATTGTTTAATAATATTATTTCTAACGCTATTAAATACGGTGGTAAAGAAGACCCTAGGATTATCATTGATTGTAAAAAATTAAAACGAAATGAGATTCCAGATAACTTCGTAAAAAAGCACAAGTCTTATTATCGCATATCTATAATAGATAATGGTATCGGTTTTGAACAGGAACACGCTGATAAAATTTTTGAACTTTTTCAACGTCTTCATCAAAAAACAGAATATTCTGGTACCGGCATCGGTTTAGCCATCTGTAAAAAGATAGTTCAAAACCATGGCGGACATATATTAGCCGAAAGCACGCTAGGAAAAGGCTCTACTTTTTGCATCTTTTTGCCCGCCTAG
- a CDS encoding lmo0937 family membrane protein, with amino-acid sequence MLRYFKILAATLLALWAIGFFFFDFGLLIHLVLIMAAVLLIISVLKENNY; translated from the coding sequence ATGCTCAGATACTTTAAAATTCTAGCAGCAACATTATTAGCGCTGTGGGCCATAGGGTTTTTCTTTTTTGATTTCGGCCTATTAATTCACTTAGTATTAATAATGGCAGCAGTGCTTCTTATTATTAGTGTTTTGAAAGAGAATAATTATTAA